The proteins below come from a single Campylobacter sp. CCUG 57310 genomic window:
- a CDS encoding proline--tRNA ligase, whose product MKFSRLYAPTSKEAPKDASLPSHIYLLRGGFIEQTGSGLYNFLPLGKIVLDKIKSVVKEEMDNAGAQEISMSMVTSGELWKESGRFDVFGKELLRFKDRKENDFVLSPTNEESVVALVRGKVTSYKQLPLNLYQINTKFRDEARPRFGLLRGREFLMKDAYSFHANEEDLKREFDLMEETYSRIFTRLGLNFRAVEADSGAIGGSGSKEFMVLANNGEDDILVCDSCKYAANIEAAKRQKRTSDAQRPEADASKFYTPNATTIKDIAEFFRISEFYTIKAVIKKAIYKDEEKIVVFFIRGDDELQDVKATNACSALEIMDANEEEILKAGIVAGFCGPVGLGGVEFFIDKELEGETQMICGANEKDYHFVGVSVSNFNSDRFKDLAEVKQGDRCPHCGGKLSVSKGIEVGHIFQLGQKYSAAMNATFLDENGKAKPFYMGCYGIGVSRLVAVMIEASHDEKGCIWKKECAPFNVHIIISNLKDEAGVKFANELYSELKSFGISALLDDRNERFGVKMSEFELIGIPYAVVIGKGLEGGEVEFINRANLQKTSIAKDEILAKIKEALC is encoded by the coding sequence GTGAAATTTTCAAGATTATACGCACCTACCTCAAAGGAAGCGCCAAAAGACGCCAGCCTGCCAAGTCATATCTACTTGCTTAGGGGCGGATTTATCGAGCAGACGGGAAGCGGGCTTTATAACTTCTTGCCGCTTGGTAAAATCGTGCTTGATAAGATAAAAAGCGTCGTTAAAGAGGAGATGGATAACGCAGGAGCGCAAGAAATTTCCATGAGTATGGTCACAAGCGGCGAGCTTTGGAAAGAGAGCGGGCGATTTGATGTATTTGGCAAAGAGCTTTTGAGATTTAAGGATCGCAAAGAAAACGACTTTGTTCTAAGCCCTACGAACGAGGAATCGGTTGTAGCTCTGGTTCGAGGCAAGGTTACTAGCTATAAGCAACTGCCTTTGAATTTGTATCAGATAAATACCAAATTTAGAGATGAGGCGCGCCCTCGCTTTGGGTTACTTAGAGGCCGTGAATTTTTGATGAAAGACGCTTATAGTTTTCATGCAAACGAAGAGGATCTAAAGCGCGAATTTGATCTTATGGAAGAGACCTATTCAAGAATTTTTACCCGTTTAGGGCTAAATTTCCGTGCGGTTGAAGCAGATAGCGGAGCGATAGGCGGAAGCGGAAGTAAGGAATTTATGGTTCTTGCAAACAACGGCGAAGACGATATTTTGGTATGCGATAGCTGTAAATATGCAGCAAATATAGAAGCCGCCAAAAGACAAAAGCGAACTAGCGATGCCCAAAGACCTGAAGCCGATGCGAGCAAATTTTATACTCCTAACGCAACAACCATAAAGGACATAGCCGAATTTTTTAGAATTAGCGAATTTTATACCATAAAAGCGGTGATAAAAAAGGCTATTTATAAAGACGAAGAAAAGATCGTAGTGTTTTTTATCCGTGGCGATGACGAGCTTCAAGATGTTAAGGCTACTAACGCATGTTCAGCGCTTGAGATAATGGATGCTAATGAAGAAGAGATTTTAAAAGCTGGTATTGTGGCGGGATTTTGCGGACCGGTCGGACTTGGCGGCGTGGAGTTTTTTATCGATAAAGAGCTTGAAGGCGAAACGCAGATGATTTGCGGAGCCAACGAGAAGGATTATCATTTTGTGGGCGTTAGCGTTAGCAACTTTAACTCGGATAGATTTAAGGATTTAGCAGAAGTTAAGCAAGGCGACAGATGTCCGCATTGCGGCGGAAAACTCAGCGTTAGCAAAGGCATTGAGGTAGGGCATATCTTTCAGCTTGGACAGAAATACTCAGCCGCGATGAATGCGACGTTCCTTGATGAAAACGGCAAAGCCAAACCTTTTTATATGGGTTGTTACGGTATCGGAGTTAGTCGTTTGGTTGCCGTTATGATAGAAGCCAGCCATGATGAAAAGGGTTGTATCTGGAAAAAGGAGTGTGCGCCTTTTAATGTTCATATCATAATCTCAAATTTAAAAGATGAAGCGGGAGTAAAATTTGCAAACGAGCTTTATAGCGAGCTTAAAAGCTTTGGGATTTCAGCTCTGCTTGATGATAGAAACGAGAGATTTGGCGTTAAGATGAGTGAATTTGAACTTATCGGAATTCCTTATGCAGTCGTAATCGGAAAAGGTCTTGAAGGCGGCGAAGTCGAGTTTATAAATCGAGCAAATTTGCAAAAGACTTCCATTGCAAAAGATGAAATTTTAGCAAAGATCAAAGAGGCGTTATGCTAA
- the hemC gene encoding hydroxymethylbilane synthase → MKNLKIATRKSILAMWQSEHIKAKILEFHKYIDVELVGMKTKGDVILDTPLAKIGGKGLFTKELEDSMLKGETHIAVHSLKDVPVAFPDGLVLAAICSREDVRDAMISEKYSKFEELPKGAKVGTTSLRRKMQLLRMRPDLEIISLRGNVQTRLRKLKEGEFDAIILAMAGINRLNLKEEVKFIYPFELDQMISAMGQGALGIEAVENEEILKAIEFLRDERAVIETTVERDFVTLLEGGCQVPIGINAKLDKEQIYINAIVGLPDGSEVLQKSLTVAKSEFATAGKELAREFISKGAKELLRRAEEMANEA, encoded by the coding sequence ATGAAAAATTTAAAAATAGCAACGAGAAAAAGTATCCTTGCAATGTGGCAAAGCGAGCATATAAAGGCTAAAATTTTAGAATTTCATAAGTATATAGACGTAGAACTTGTAGGTATGAAGACAAAAGGTGACGTTATACTTGATACTCCGCTCGCTAAGATCGGCGGTAAGGGACTTTTTACTAAAGAGCTTGAAGATAGTATGCTAAAAGGCGAAACGCATATCGCGGTTCATAGTCTAAAAGACGTGCCCGTGGCATTTCCTGATGGGCTCGTGCTTGCCGCTATTTGCTCGCGTGAGGATGTGCGAGATGCGATGATAAGCGAAAAATACTCTAAATTTGAAGAATTGCCTAAGGGTGCCAAAGTAGGAACTACGAGCTTAAGGCGCAAAATGCAGCTTTTAAGAATGCGTCCTGATTTAGAAATCATCTCGCTTCGAGGAAACGTCCAAACTAGACTAAGAAAGCTAAAAGAGGGCGAATTTGACGCGATTATCCTAGCAATGGCGGGCATAAATCGCCTAAATTTAAAAGAAGAGGTAAAATTTATCTATCCTTTTGAGCTAGATCAAATGATATCTGCAATGGGGCAGGGTGCGCTTGGGATAGAGGCTGTAGAAAACGAGGAAATTTTAAAAGCCATAGAGTTTTTGCGTGATGAAAGAGCCGTGATAGAGACAACCGTAGAGCGCGACTTCGTAACGCTGCTTGAGGGCGGTTGTCAAGTGCCTATCGGCATAAATGCAAAGCTTGATAAAGAACAAATTTATATAAATGCGATCGTGGGACTTCCTGACGGAAGCGAAGTTTTACAAAAGAGCTTAACTGTGGCAAAGAGCGAATTTGCAACTGCCGGCAAAGAGCTTGCGCGCGAATTTATCTCTAAGGGTGCCAAGGAGCTTTTAAGGCGAGCCGAAGAGATGGCAAACGAGGCATGA
- a CDS encoding DUF2018 family protein, producing the protein MDYDIFAQNPRDKFFDILFNANRNLVENEIEKLLEKFVAMSIYCEQSGFNEIAQNAFITQNQTEIHDGLNDIYIGISGDILSQNE; encoded by the coding sequence ATGGATTATGATATCTTTGCTCAAAATCCGAGAGATAAATTTTTTGATATTTTATTTAACGCAAACAGAAATTTGGTAGAAAACGAAATAGAAAAACTTCTTGAAAAATTCGTAGCGATGAGCATATATTGCGAACAAAGCGGATTTAACGAAATTGCGCAAAACGCTTTTATAACGCAAAATCAAACCGAAATTCACGATGGTTTGAACGATATTTACATCGGGATTAGTGGGGATATTTTAAGTCAAAATGAGTAA
- the hemA gene encoding glutamyl-tRNA reductase: MHYSSVSFTHKNTDISVRERLSFSNVERKTEILRLLKSSSNINECMVLSTCNRVEIMANVKELDGASKHILSCIAVLCGIGYEELQSRADIYEDNGAIHHLFAVASSLDSLVIGETQIAGQLKEAFRFACANESCGVKLNMAIDHAFKCAAEVRNKTEISKNPISVSSVAVAKAKELLGGNISGAMALIIGAGEMAELAAKHLISNGARVKVLSRNIERAKSLAMSLGCNNAYDSLENLKEYVNKYQMIFSATASPYPIIDDTMIKEREFTRYFFDIAVPRDIAVTPSEKVQIYAVDDLQEIVNKNLALREEQAQVAYGIVGKHTVEFYKHIRELAVTPVIKGIREQAKQCAQRELEKAIKKGYLKNSDKDEAYRLIHQVFKAFLHKPTVNLKHLSEGAKADITAKLVGTIFDVSDEAQIKDEEFEWENE; encoded by the coding sequence ATGCATTATTCAAGTGTGAGCTTCACGCATAAAAATACAGACATCTCCGTTCGTGAGAGATTGTCGTTTTCAAATGTGGAGCGTAAAACGGAAATTTTAAGGCTTTTAAAATCAAGCTCAAACATAAACGAATGCATGGTTTTAAGCACCTGTAATAGGGTTGAGATCATGGCAAACGTAAAAGAGCTTGATGGGGCAAGCAAGCATATCTTGTCGTGTATAGCCGTGCTTTGCGGGATTGGTTACGAGGAGCTGCAAAGCAGAGCCGATATTTACGAGGATAACGGTGCGATACACCATCTTTTTGCGGTAGCCAGCTCACTTGATAGTTTGGTTATCGGCGAAACGCAGATAGCAGGTCAGCTTAAAGAGGCTTTTAGATTTGCCTGTGCGAACGAAAGTTGCGGTGTAAAGCTAAATATGGCGATAGACCATGCCTTTAAGTGCGCCGCGGAAGTTAGAAATAAGACTGAAATTTCTAAAAATCCGATATCGGTTTCAAGCGTAGCGGTTGCAAAGGCTAAAGAGCTACTTGGCGGAAACATAAGCGGAGCTATGGCGCTGATAATTGGCGCAGGAGAGATGGCGGAGCTTGCAGCCAAGCACTTAATCAGCAACGGTGCCAGAGTAAAAGTGCTTAGCAGAAATATCGAACGTGCTAAGAGTTTGGCAATGTCGCTGGGGTGTAATAACGCCTATGATAGTTTAGAAAATTTAAAAGAATACGTAAATAAATATCAGATGATCTTTTCGGCCACAGCGTCGCCTTATCCGATTATAGATGATACGATGATTAAGGAGCGGGAATTTACAAGATATTTCTTTGATATCGCTGTTCCTAGGGATATCGCCGTAACTCCTAGCGAAAAGGTGCAAATTTACGCGGTTGACGACTTGCAAGAGATCGTAAATAAAAACTTAGCCCTAAGAGAAGAGCAGGCTCAAGTAGCTTACGGTATAGTAGGCAAACATACTGTTGAGTTTTATAAGCACATAAGAGAGCTTGCGGTAACGCCTGTTATAAAAGGCATAAGAGAGCAGGCTAAGCAGTGCGCTCAAAGAGAGCTTGAAAAGGCGATAAAAAAGGGCTACCTTAAAAATTCTGACAAAGATGAAGCGTATCGCTTGATACATCAGGTTTTTAAGGCGTTTTTGCATAAGCCTACGGTGAATTTAAAACACCTTTCAGAGGGTGCGAAGGCAGATATAACGGCAAAGCTTGTCGGGACGATATTTGATGTGTCCGATGAAGCGCAGATAAAAGATGAAGAATTTGAATGGGAGAACGAGTAG
- a CDS encoding polyprenyl synthetase family protein — protein sequence MDKIDEIMRGFIAELGYERADEIFSEISSGKKLRSKLILKIAGETQESLKICAIIELIHLASLLHDDVIDGSDTRRGKASINAKFGAKNAIMLGDILYSKGFFELCKFGEKIASVISDAVCKLSIGEMMDVELSNSFNTDKEAYKRMIYYKTAVLIEASSAVGAILAGLDESKFRIYGKNLGLAFQIIDDILDITQDAKTLGKPNLSDFKEGKTTLPYIYLYENLDQEGKNRLLNLFKKELSNEENEWVRAKMSEFNIIKRSIKEAKDLGEEAIKSIEEFGLDGLKDIVRSMIDREF from the coding sequence ATGGATAAGATTGATGAAATAATGAGAGGCTTTATAGCAGAGCTTGGCTATGAGCGCGCAGATGAGATTTTTAGTGAGATTAGCTCCGGCAAGAAGCTTCGCTCAAAGCTGATTTTAAAGATAGCGGGCGAAACTCAAGAGAGCCTTAAAATTTGTGCCATTATTGAGCTGATTCACCTTGCAAGCTTGCTTCACGATGACGTGATAGACGGATCTGATACCAGGCGAGGCAAAGCCAGCATAAATGCAAAATTCGGAGCCAAAAATGCCATAATGCTTGGTGATATACTTTACTCTAAGGGATTTTTCGAGCTTTGCAAATTCGGCGAGAAAATCGCAAGCGTAATATCTGATGCGGTATGCAAATTAAGTATCGGCGAGATGATGGATGTGGAGCTTTCAAATTCTTTTAATACCGATAAAGAAGCCTATAAAAGGATGATTTACTATAAAACCGCCGTTCTTATAGAGGCTAGCTCTGCCGTAGGAGCTATTTTGGCGGGTCTTGATGAGAGTAAATTTAGAATTTACGGTAAAAATCTAGGACTTGCTTTTCAGATAATCGATGACATATTAGATATAACCCAAGATGCAAAAACTCTTGGAAAGCCGAATTTAAGCGATTTTAAAGAAGGAAAAACCACGCTTCCTTACATCTATCTTTATGAAAATTTAGACCAAGAGGGCAAAAACAGGCTTTTAAATCTCTTTAAAAAAGAGTTAAGCAACGAAGAAAACGAATGGGTAAGGGCTAAGATGAGCGAATTTAATATCATAAAACGCTCTATAAAAGAGGCTAAAGATCTAGGCGAAGAGGCTATAAAAAGCATAGAAGAATTTGGCTTAGACGGGCTTAAAGATATAGTTAGAAGTATGATTGATAGGGAATTTTAA
- a CDS encoding FxsA family protein has product MLRFLFMPYVAIEAICAYFFISEYGFLTLVLEVISTAVLGMFFMFRVGFFQLFSRILLLKPSDLFGVLGMPIGGFFLFLPGVATDTLGVILVIFALFSNFKNPSLKSEQGGEFRSYKNERSSEEGEIIDVEVVEEERKYK; this is encoded by the coding sequence ATGCTAAGATTTCTTTTTATGCCTTATGTCGCGATTGAAGCGATATGCGCTTATTTTTTTATTAGCGAGTATGGATTTTTAACTCTTGTTTTAGAGGTTATCTCTACTGCTGTTTTGGGGATGTTTTTTATGTTTAGAGTTGGATTTTTCCAGCTTTTTTCAAGGATACTGCTTCTTAAGCCGAGCGATCTTTTCGGTGTTTTAGGAATGCCTATAGGCGGATTTTTTCTATTTCTTCCGGGTGTTGCTACGGATACTTTAGGCGTTATCCTTGTGATCTTTGCTCTGTTTTCAAATTTTAAAAATCCATCTTTAAAAAGCGAGCAGGGCGGCGAATTTCGTAGCTATAAAAATGAAAGAAGTAGCGAAGAAGGCGAAATAATAGATGTTGAAGTTGTCGAAGAAGAGCGCAAATATAAATAA